The following coding sequences are from one Sphingobium sp. RAC03 window:
- a CDS encoding carboxymuconolactone decarboxylase family protein: protein MTDIKPRILPLPRAEWTDDAREVFAYWGEPNAWEEGSKTNVLMVMANHPDLGKVYNIWGKHLLMSNTLSTRHLELLILRVAWKVKSAYEWHNHVGYGLNAGLTLDDIAAIRDYPTGGDWNEADEAVLRSVDELIADGTISDATWAVLGRHFDKKQQMDLVFSIGHYVMTSWALSAFGVGIEGGADPIGFDLKSASGKIPGKTYKPGETEDWTDSRGY from the coding sequence ATGACCGACATCAAGCCCCGCATCCTGCCACTACCCCGCGCGGAATGGACGGACGACGCCCGCGAAGTCTTTGCCTATTGGGGCGAGCCCAATGCGTGGGAAGAAGGCTCCAAGACCAATGTCCTGATGGTTATGGCTAACCACCCTGATCTGGGCAAAGTCTATAATATCTGGGGCAAGCATCTGTTGATGTCGAACACGCTCTCGACGCGCCATCTGGAATTGCTCATCCTGCGCGTCGCCTGGAAGGTGAAGTCCGCTTATGAATGGCATAATCATGTCGGCTATGGCCTCAACGCCGGGCTGACGCTGGACGATATCGCCGCGATCCGTGATTATCCCACAGGCGGCGATTGGAACGAAGCCGATGAGGCCGTCCTGCGATCGGTCGATGAACTGATCGCCGACGGCACGATCAGCGATGCGACATGGGCCGTGCTTGGCCGTCATTTCGACAAGAAGCAGCAGATGGATCTGGTCTTTTCGATCGGCCATTATGTCATGACCAGTTGGGCCTTGTCCGCCTTTGGCGTCGGCATCGAAGGGGGTGCGGACCCGATCGGCTTCGACCTCAAGAGCGCATCGGGCAAGATACCCGGCAAGACCTACAAGCCCGGCGAGACCGAGGATTGGACCGACAGCCGCGGCTATTGA
- a CDS encoding MarR family winged helix-turn-helix transcriptional regulator — MAKPIDQLLAEDPTALKRNASLKLTVIARQLRAHFDQSVVRLGVTRSQWTVIAVVARHPGATQRTIANMLEIAEASAGRLIDRLCADGLLERRAKDDDRRAHAVFLTEAGQTITTQLAGIARANEDVAFARFDVDDLNRLNMLLDMISENIAKP; from the coding sequence ATGGCGAAACCGATCGATCAATTGCTGGCCGAAGACCCGACCGCGCTCAAGCGCAACGCATCGTTGAAGCTGACGGTGATCGCGCGGCAGTTGCGCGCGCATTTCGACCAGAGCGTGGTGCGGCTGGGCGTGACCCGGTCGCAATGGACGGTGATCGCCGTGGTCGCGCGGCATCCGGGTGCGACGCAACGAACGATCGCCAATATGCTGGAGATTGCCGAGGCGTCGGCCGGGCGATTGATCGACCGGCTCTGCGCCGACGGGCTGCTGGAACGGCGGGCCAAGGATGACGACCGGCGCGCGCATGCCGTGTTCCTGACCGAGGCAGGCCAGACGATCACGACTCAATTGGCGGGCATTGCCCGTGCCAATGAGGATGTCGCCTTTGCGCGCTTCGATGTGGACGACCTCAACCGGCTCAACATGCTGCTGGACATGATTTCCGAGAATATTGCCAAACCCTGA
- a CDS encoding NAD(P)H-dependent amine dehydrogenase family protein, translating into MNDRRYRVIQWATGNVGTRALRTVIEHPALDLVGLWVSSDAKRGQDAGVIAGLDPCGIIATRSVDDLVAMEADCVLYMRQGTDIDELCRLLASGKNVVTTRGDFHHPPSMDAATRERIDAACQAGGTSIYSTGSSPGFITEALPIPLLSLSRRLDRLTIDEYADLSSRASPDLLFGVMGFGRAPRAFDPRQIDHVKGDFAGSLAQLADAAGIAIDQWDAIGEMGVATQAITIAAGTIDAGTVAAQRITISGMRHGQPMLRFRANWYCSDRIDRTDWELRPSGWRIRVEGDTPLDVAISFPVAQEDYAAFTPGLTAHRAVNAVAALCQAPPGIRTTADLPQVIARFQ; encoded by the coding sequence ATGAACGACAGACGATATCGGGTGATCCAATGGGCGACCGGCAATGTCGGCACCCGCGCGCTCCGCACCGTGATCGAGCATCCCGCGCTCGACCTCGTCGGCCTGTGGGTCAGTTCCGATGCCAAGCGGGGCCAGGATGCAGGCGTGATCGCCGGGCTGGACCCTTGCGGCATCATCGCCACCAGGTCGGTCGATGATCTGGTCGCAATGGAGGCTGACTGCGTCCTCTACATGCGCCAGGGAACCGACATCGACGAATTATGCCGCCTGCTGGCATCCGGCAAGAATGTCGTGACGACCCGCGGCGACTTCCACCACCCCCCGTCCATGGACGCTGCCACACGCGAGAGAATAGACGCCGCCTGCCAAGCGGGCGGCACGTCGATCTACAGCACTGGCTCCAGCCCCGGTTTCATCACCGAAGCGCTGCCCATCCCGCTCCTCTCGCTCTCGCGGCGGCTCGATCGCCTGACGATCGACGAATATGCCGATCTGTCCAGCCGCGCCTCGCCCGACCTCTTGTTCGGCGTGATGGGCTTCGGCCGCGCCCCACGCGCCTTCGATCCACGCCAGATCGACCATGTGAAGGGCGATTTCGCCGGATCGCTCGCCCAACTGGCCGACGCTGCCGGAATCGCCATCGACCAATGGGATGCGATCGGCGAAATGGGCGTGGCCACCCAGGCCATCACCATCGCCGCCGGAACCATCGATGCGGGCACGGTCGCTGCCCAACGCATCACCATATCCGGTATGCGCCATGGCCAACCCATGCTGCGCTTCCGCGCCAACTGGTATTGCAGCGACCGGATCGATCGCACCGACTGGGAACTGCGCCCGTCGGGCTGGCGCATCCGGGTGGAAGGCGACACGCCGCTTGATGTCGCGATCAGCTTTCCGGTCGCGCAGGAGGATTATGCCGCCTTCACGCCCGGCCTCACCGCCCATCGCGCGGTCAATGCCGTCGCTGCCCTCTGCCAAGCGCCACCCGGCATCCGCACCACCGCCGATCTGCCGCAGGTCATCGCCCGCTTTCAGTAG
- a CDS encoding MFS transporter, with translation MGSAYWGEFRTHWRPLLAATMGLGFGIGLSAYTMSLFAPKLIAEFGWPRSQFALLGSMGLLMLIAQPITGRLTDRFGVRAVSTVGVLAGPSAYIAFAMQPGSIRAFFAIAVLQIVVGTLTTSPVYTRIVAERFERARGLAFSIVMTGPPLVGAVLAPLLGRFIESEGWRNGYLLMGGITMAFGLIAVAMTPPHIGTRPDEDVPVESKAGYGVIVRNPAFWVLIIGMILVNFPQGLVSAQMKLMLMDSGAQSQTATWLISIYAVGVMVGRFACGLSLDRMQPHHVAALTLSMPAIGMMLMASPFDATIVLALSVAMMGLAQGAEGDVAAYLVSRRFGLNVFSLVMGLVGASIAGGAALGSLTLSYTLGLWGSYAPFLVIGACVTLVGALLFLTLGHGSRKMEVARA, from the coding sequence ATGGGATCGGCCTATTGGGGCGAATTTCGGACGCATTGGCGACCGTTGCTTGCCGCGACCATGGGACTGGGCTTTGGTATCGGCCTGTCCGCCTATACGATGAGCCTGTTCGCGCCCAAGCTGATCGCCGAGTTCGGCTGGCCAAGGTCGCAATTCGCGTTGCTGGGCAGCATGGGGCTGTTGATGCTGATCGCGCAGCCGATCACCGGGCGGCTGACCGATCGCTTCGGGGTGCGGGCGGTGTCGACGGTGGGCGTACTGGCAGGGCCAAGCGCCTATATCGCCTTTGCAATGCAGCCAGGCAGCATTCGCGCCTTCTTCGCCATTGCGGTGTTGCAGATCGTCGTCGGCACGCTGACCACCTCGCCAGTCTATACCCGCATCGTGGCGGAACGGTTCGAAAGGGCGCGGGGGCTGGCTTTCTCCATCGTCATGACCGGGCCGCCGCTGGTCGGCGCGGTCCTCGCACCGTTGCTCGGCCGGTTCATCGAAAGCGAGGGATGGCGCAACGGCTATCTGTTGATGGGCGGGATAACCATGGCGTTCGGCCTGATCGCGGTGGCCATGACGCCGCCGCATATCGGCACCCGCCCGGACGAGGATGTGCCGGTCGAATCCAAGGCAGGCTATGGCGTGATTGTGCGCAATCCCGCCTTCTGGGTGTTGATCATCGGCATGATTTTGGTGAATTTTCCGCAAGGATTGGTGTCGGCGCAAATGAAATTGATGTTGATGGACAGCGGGGCGCAGTCGCAGACCGCGACCTGGCTGATTTCCATCTATGCGGTGGGCGTCATGGTCGGTCGCTTTGCCTGTGGCCTGTCGCTCGACCGGATGCAACCGCACCATGTTGCCGCGCTGACCCTGTCGATGCCGGCGATCGGCATGATGCTGATGGCATCGCCCTTCGACGCGACCATCGTGCTGGCGCTGTCGGTGGCGATGATGGGACTGGCGCAAGGGGCGGAGGGCGATGTGGCCGCCTATCTGGTGTCACGGCGCTTTGGCCTCAATGTCTTCAGCTTGGTGATGGGGCTGGTCGGCGCATCGATTGCGGGGGGTGCGGCGCTGGGGTCGCTGACGCTCAGCTATACGCTGGGGCTATGGGGCAGCTATGCGCCGTTTCTGGTTATCGGTGCCTGCGTCACCTTGGTCGGGGCGCTGCTGTTCCTGACGCTGGGCCATGGTTCCCGCAAGATGGAGGTCGCGCGCGCATGA
- a CDS encoding Gfo/Idh/MocA family protein — protein sequence MTLRVGIVSAAWGAFAHLPAWRAIPGVEVTAICTSREETARAAADRLGLPRAFWNAQEMCADPDIDIVDLGTRPSVRLPMVLAALAHGKHVYNASPHAPDWAGAKAIDAAWRAGGSVGVVDAFSQWLPAHRQMKAMLDDSYVGTPLGGTCHFNISLFNSPIKQFPYNWFAQGGQGVSAIRNNGSHALYMLRHLFGPIAELVADDSQILREWRFADGDTITPDTTDFANVILRFESGLTMQMQISWSMALHDGWLIDVFGDKGRIAVSSPTFPTARDCTLRAGQLGGAMAEIAIPDAFKAAPGITLDWQSEPQPSFPMALSMQAMVEAIEGHGNAAPDFAEALEVERLQEAIRLSSEARCWVWLADVT from the coding sequence ATGACCCTGCGCGTCGGCATCGTCAGCGCCGCTTGGGGCGCCTTCGCCCATCTTCCCGCCTGGCGCGCCATTCCCGGCGTCGAGGTGACGGCCATCTGCACCTCGCGCGAGGAAACGGCGCGCGCTGCGGCCGACCGGCTGGGCCTGCCGCGCGCCTTCTGGAACGCGCAGGAGATGTGCGCCGACCCGGACATCGACATTGTCGATCTCGGCACCCGGCCCTCGGTGCGCCTGCCGATGGTGCTGGCCGCGCTGGCCCATGGCAAACATGTCTATAATGCCAGCCCCCATGCCCCCGACTGGGCAGGCGCCAAAGCGATCGACGCGGCGTGGCGCGCGGGCGGCAGCGTCGGTGTGGTCGATGCTTTCTCCCAATGGCTGCCCGCTCACCGCCAGATGAAGGCGATGCTCGACGATAGCTATGTCGGCACACCGCTCGGCGGCACCTGCCATTTCAACATCTCGCTGTTCAACAGCCCGATCAAGCAATTCCCCTATAATTGGTTCGCGCAAGGCGGGCAGGGGGTGTCGGCCATCCGCAACAATGGCAGCCATGCGCTCTACATGCTGCGCCATCTGTTCGGCCCGATCGCCGAACTGGTCGCCGACGACAGCCAGATCCTGCGCGAATGGCGTTTCGCGGATGGCGACACCATCACGCCCGACACCACCGATTTCGCCAATGTCATTCTGCGCTTCGAAAGCGGCCTCACCATGCAGATGCAGATCAGCTGGTCCATGGCGCTGCACGATGGCTGGTTGATCGACGTCTTCGGCGACAAGGGCCGGATTGCCGTGTCGTCGCCGACCTTCCCGACCGCGCGCGACTGCACGTTGCGCGCCGGACAATTGGGCGGGGCGATGGCGGAGATCGCGATTCCCGATGCCTTCAAGGCGGCACCCGGCATCACGCTCGACTGGCAGAGCGAGCCCCAGCCAAGCTTCCCCATGGCGCTCTCGATGCAGGCCATGGTCGAAGCGATCGAGGGCCATGGCAACGCCGCCCCGGACTTTGCCGAAGCGCTGGAGGTAGAGCGTCTGCAGGAAGCCATCCGCCTGTCGAGCGAGGCACGCTGTTGGGTATGGCTGGCGGACGTGACTTAA
- a CDS encoding MFS transporter → MAKDGGSFAPLREPVFRRIWTASLLSNFGQLILGVGAAWEMTRLTPSPGMVALVQSALMLPLMLVALPAGALADMFDRRRIAMAGLAFSMVCACILTVLAWAGYSSPWMLLTFCFLIGAGVALYSPAWQSSISEQVGPHHLPAAIALGTISYNVARSFGPAIGGIIVLAAGAHAAFAVNAIGYLPLFIAFYLWQRRHVSSRLPPEQIHRAIVSGARYALHAVPIRTVLARAFFFGLAGASAAALAPLIAKQLLGGDASTFGLLLGASGVGAVGGALLVGPCRERFGTHRTVTLLAVISGAALLLVGFSRSVPLTCFALFIAGGANILTIALFNVAVQLAAPRWVTARALSLFSSALTGGIAIGAAFWGWVAGQISVEGALYLSGLALAALPLIGMLLPLPDTNEADVEPFLLNNEPEVGMALTRRSGPIIIEIDYDVDPARAREFYGAMLQVQHTRLRNGGFNWSIARDIADPTRWTERYQCPTWGDYLHMRERFTQADKDIQSHASSFHNSPGVLRVRRRLERPFGSVRFRPDTPDPQQGMINYIGP, encoded by the coding sequence ATGGCAAAGGACGGCGGCAGCTTTGCGCCCCTGCGCGAACCGGTCTTCCGCCGCATCTGGACCGCCAGCCTGCTCTCCAATTTCGGCCAGTTGATCCTGGGCGTCGGCGCGGCCTGGGAAATGACGCGGCTCACCCCGTCGCCCGGCATGGTCGCGCTGGTCCAGAGCGCATTGATGCTGCCCCTGATGCTGGTTGCGCTGCCAGCGGGTGCCTTGGCCGACATGTTCGACCGACGGCGGATTGCCATGGCTGGCCTTGCCTTCTCGATGGTTTGCGCCTGCATTCTGACGGTGCTGGCCTGGGCGGGCTATAGTTCGCCCTGGATGCTGCTTACCTTCTGCTTCCTGATCGGGGCAGGGGTCGCGCTTTATTCGCCCGCCTGGCAATCCTCGATCAGCGAGCAGGTCGGTCCGCATCACTTGCCTGCCGCCATCGCGCTCGGCACGATCAGCTATAATGTCGCGCGCAGCTTCGGCCCGGCGATCGGTGGCATCATCGTGCTGGCGGCCGGTGCCCATGCCGCCTTCGCCGTCAACGCGATCGGCTATCTGCCCTTGTTCATCGCCTTCTACCTGTGGCAGCGCCGCCATGTCTCCTCGCGCCTGCCGCCCGAACAGATCCACCGCGCGATCGTGTCGGGCGCACGCTATGCGCTTCACGCTGTGCCGATCCGTACCGTCCTGGCCCGCGCCTTTTTCTTCGGGCTGGCGGGCGCATCGGCCGCCGCGCTCGCCCCCTTGATCGCCAAGCAATTGCTAGGTGGCGACGCCAGCACGTTCGGCCTGCTGCTTGGTGCCAGCGGTGTGGGCGCGGTCGGCGGCGCGCTGCTCGTCGGTCCCTGCCGCGAGAGGTTTGGCACCCATCGCACCGTCACCCTGCTGGCCGTCATCAGCGGCGCGGCGTTGCTCCTGGTGGGCTTTAGTCGATCGGTGCCGCTCACATGCTTTGCCCTTTTCATCGCGGGCGGCGCGAATATCCTGACCATCGCGCTGTTCAACGTCGCCGTGCAACTCGCCGCGCCCCGCTGGGTGACGGCGCGCGCGCTCTCGCTCTTCTCCTCGGCGCTGACCGGTGGCATTGCGATCGGCGCGGCCTTTTGGGGCTGGGTCGCGGGGCAGATTTCGGTCGAAGGTGCGCTCTATCTGTCGGGCCTGGCGCTCGCCGCCTTGCCGCTCATCGGCATGCTCCTGCCTTTGCCCGACACCAATGAAGCCGATGTCGAACCCTTCCTGCTCAATAACGAGCCGGAGGTCGGCATGGCGCTCACCCGCCGATCCGGCCCGATCATCATAGAAATCGATTATGATGTCGATCCTGCCCGTGCGCGCGAATTTTATGGGGCGATGTTGCAGGTCCAGCACACCCGGCTGCGCAATGGCGGGTTCAACTGGTCGATCGCGCGCGACATTGCCGATCCCACCCGATGGACCGAACGCTATCAATGCCCGACCTGGGGCGATTATCTGCACATGCGCGAGCGCTTCACGCAAGCGGACAAGGATATCCAGTCCCACGCCAGTTCCTTCCATAACAGTCCGGGCGTTTTGCGCGTGCGGCGGCGGCTGGAACGGCCGTTCGGATCGGTGCGCTTTCGCCCCGACACGCCCGACCCGCAACAGGGGATGATCAACTATATCGGGCCATGA
- a CDS encoding DUF1330 domain-containing protein — protein sequence MPAYMIFTREGPIHDQAAMDAYSAMNRAQAGRFVADYGLRPLAVYGALDTLEGEAPDGIIILQFPDAAQARAWYDSPEYQEAKALRQKGATYRALLVEGL from the coding sequence ATGCCCGCTTATATGATCTTCACCCGCGAAGGGCCGATCCACGATCAGGCGGCGATGGATGCCTATAGCGCCATGAACCGTGCCCAGGCGGGGCGCTTCGTCGCCGACTATGGGCTTAGGCCGCTCGCCGTCTACGGCGCGCTCGACACGCTGGAGGGCGAAGCACCCGATGGCATCATCATCCTGCAATTCCCCGACGCCGCCCAGGCCCGCGCCTGGTACGACAGCCCGGAATATCAGGAGGCCAAGGCCTTGCGGCAAAAGGGCGCAACCTATCGTGCCCTGCTGGTCGAGGGACTCTAG
- a CDS encoding biotin/lipoyl-containing protein, with protein sequence MATDILLPKIGFSMTEAQIAEWLAEDGAQVTEGQPLYLLEADKSANEVESPASGTLRIVAQPGETYEVGTILGTIE encoded by the coding sequence ATGGCGACCGACATATTGCTGCCCAAGATCGGCTTTTCGATGACCGAGGCCCAGATCGCCGAATGGCTCGCCGAAGACGGCGCGCAAGTGACCGAAGGCCAGCCGCTCTATCTGCTCGAAGCCGACAAGTCGGCCAATGAAGTGGAATCGCCCGCCAGCGGTACGTTGCGCATCGTCGCCCAGCCCGGCGAAACCTATGAAGTCGGCACCATATTGGGCACGATCGAATAA
- a CDS encoding MFS transporter gives MADIELRPPAPTEALPSMAYRSWFLFIMVLVSASVQGERYLMVVMVEPIRRELGLSDAAIGMVKDMIIAIVYILAIIPLARLADRWSKRKIVAIAATVWSTAIILCGMAKSFWVLLIGRAGIGLGEGGFTPPSQAWIADLFPIRQRATALSIFLLGASLGTFLGPAVGGWAVQEYGWRNTLIFASIPGFILAPIVWFTLRDTRAGLADGAPVETGATPSFLKTARELMAIRTLPPLILAASLNALLTMGFISWAPAFMERTHGMPANEAGLQMGGALFFGSAIGHTVGGPLADFLGRRDMRWYVWMLMISGALATGIGWMILTGSADRVFPLYGLNMLIGGLSAAPLMAVVAGLVPSRSRATAIAVLMVSIQVIGLGGGPVLVGWLSDMLRPIYGEDSLGMAMRWALLVGIPSTFLAWIASRSCRTDFAAAGGWNGAAIIHAPH, from the coding sequence ATGGCCGACATCGAACTGCGCCCGCCAGCGCCGACGGAGGCCTTGCCGAGCATGGCCTATCGGTCCTGGTTCCTCTTCATCATGGTGCTGGTATCCGCTTCGGTGCAGGGCGAACGCTATCTGATGGTGGTGATGGTCGAACCGATCCGCCGCGAACTCGGCCTTTCGGACGCTGCGATCGGCATGGTCAAGGATATGATCATCGCCATCGTCTACATCCTGGCGATCATTCCGCTGGCGCGCCTCGCCGATCGCTGGTCCAAGCGTAAGATCGTCGCGATCGCCGCCACCGTCTGGAGCACGGCGATCATCCTGTGCGGCATGGCCAAAAGCTTCTGGGTGCTGCTGATCGGCCGCGCCGGGATCGGCCTTGGCGAAGGCGGCTTCACTCCGCCGTCCCAGGCCTGGATCGCCGACCTCTTTCCCATTCGTCAGCGCGCCACCGCGCTTTCCATCTTCCTGCTCGGCGCGTCGCTCGGCACGTTTCTCGGCCCCGCCGTCGGCGGCTGGGCGGTGCAGGAATATGGCTGGCGCAACACGCTGATCTTCGCCAGCATCCCCGGCTTCATCCTGGCACCCATCGTCTGGTTCACCCTGCGCGACACCCGTGCTGGCCTCGCCGATGGCGCGCCGGTCGAAACGGGCGCGACGCCTTCCTTCCTCAAGACTGCGCGTGAACTGATGGCGATCCGGACATTGCCGCCGCTCATTCTGGCAGCCTCGCTCAATGCGCTGCTGACCATGGGCTTCATCAGCTGGGCACCGGCCTTCATGGAGCGCACGCACGGCATGCCCGCCAATGAAGCCGGGTTGCAGATGGGCGGCGCGCTCTTCTTCGGTTCGGCGATCGGCCATACGGTCGGCGGTCCCCTGGCGGACTTTCTTGGGCGTCGCGACATGCGTTGGTATGTCTGGATGCTGATGATCAGCGGCGCGCTCGCCACCGGCATCGGCTGGATGATCCTTACCGGCTCGGCCGACCGCGTGTTCCCGCTCTATGGCCTCAACATGCTGATCGGCGGCCTGTCCGCCGCGCCGTTGATGGCCGTGGTCGCGGGCCTTGTCCCGTCCCGCTCGCGCGCGACCGCCATTGCCGTGCTGATGGTGTCGATCCAGGTCATTGGCCTTGGCGGCGGCCCTGTGCTGGTTGGCTGGCTGAGCGACATGTTGCGGCCGATCTACGGCGAGGATTCGCTCGGCATGGCGATGCGCTGGGCGCTGCTGGTCGGCATTCCCAGCACCTTCCTCGCCTGGATCGCCAGCCGCTCCTGCCGCACCGATTTCGCGGCCGCGGGCGGCTGGAACGGGGCGGCCATCATCCACGCGCCGCATTGA
- a CDS encoding acetyl-CoA C-acetyltransferase: MAEAFIIDAVRTPRSFGKLGKGALSHLHPQHVAATVLRAIRDRNGIDTADVDDVIWGTSAQMGLQGGDMGRMAALDAGYDVRASGVTLDRFCGSGLTATNLAAAQIMAGMEDLVVAGGTEMMSHVMSYGQSLREAGVPSVGGLGTGNLRLQAKHPQSNQGVAADAIAAMEGITREQLDAFGAESQRRAGIAIKEGRFARSTVPVVDDDGAVILDHEEYPRPDTTAEQLAQLKPAFAAFLDMPSRADGPTFRQLINQTYPDLAITPLHHAGTSSGVVDGAAALLLASADYAQRHGLTPRARVVATANMGDCPTLMLNGPVPAARKVLAKAGLRVEDIDVFEVNEAFAVVTEKFIRDLGIDRAKLNPNGGAIALGHPIGATGAVLIGTALDELERTGGRYGLITMCAAGGMAPAIIIERV; this comes from the coding sequence TTGGCAGAGGCCTTTATCATCGACGCCGTCCGCACGCCGCGCAGCTTCGGCAAGCTGGGCAAGGGTGCCCTGTCCCATCTGCATCCCCAGCATGTCGCGGCCACGGTGCTGCGTGCGATCCGCGATCGCAATGGCATCGACACGGCCGATGTCGACGACGTGATCTGGGGCACCAGCGCGCAGATGGGATTGCAGGGCGGCGACATGGGGCGGATGGCGGCGCTGGACGCGGGCTATGATGTGCGCGCGTCGGGCGTGACGCTCGACCGCTTCTGCGGCAGTGGCCTGACCGCCACCAATTTGGCCGCCGCGCAGATCATGGCCGGGATGGAAGATCTGGTCGTGGCGGGCGGGACCGAGATGATGTCGCACGTCATGTCCTATGGCCAGTCATTGCGTGAAGCAGGGGTGCCGTCGGTCGGCGGCCTTGGCACCGGCAATCTGCGCCTGCAGGCCAAGCATCCCCAGTCGAACCAGGGCGTCGCCGCCGATGCCATTGCGGCGATGGAGGGCATTACGCGCGAGCAGCTCGATGCCTTTGGCGCGGAGAGCCAGCGGCGGGCGGGGATCGCGATCAAGGAAGGGCGATTTGCCCGATCGACCGTGCCGGTGGTGGATGATGATGGCGCGGTGATATTGGACCATGAGGAATATCCCCGGCCTGATACCACGGCCGAACAGCTGGCGCAGTTGAAGCCCGCCTTTGCGGCCTTTCTCGACATGCCCTCGCGCGCCGATGGCCCGACATTCCGCCAGTTGATCAACCAGACATATCCTGACCTGGCGATCACGCCACTGCACCATGCGGGCACATCGTCCGGCGTGGTCGATGGCGCGGCCGCCCTATTGCTGGCGTCGGCCGACTATGCGCAGCGCCATGGCCTGACGCCGCGCGCGCGGGTCGTTGCGACCGCCAATATGGGGGATTGCCCGACATTGATGTTGAACGGCCCGGTCCCGGCCGCGCGCAAGGTGCTGGCGAAAGCAGGGTTGCGGGTCGAGGATATCGACGTCTTCGAGGTCAACGAAGCCTTTGCGGTCGTGACCGAAAAGTTCATCCGCGATTTGGGGATCGACCGCGCGAAGCTCAATCCCAATGGCGGCGCGATTGCGCTTGGCCATCCGATCGGGGCGACCGGCGCGGTGCTGATCGGCACGGCATTGGACGAGTTGGAACGGACGGGCGGTCGCTATGGCCTGATCACCATGTGCGCGGCGGGCGGCATGGCTCCAGCGATCATCATCGAACGTGTCTGA
- a CDS encoding SDR family NAD(P)-dependent oxidoreductase, with the protein MTNRQKIAVVTGASAGIGRAAAGALLQQGWRVIGVGRDAGRCAAAEAALSTLPGADFTMIRADMALMGETARAAAEIAALAPAIDVLLNNAGGVMAERVITEEGHEATFASNHLAPFLLTRTLLPHLIAAAAQSEPGSVRVVAVSSTGHEHCDGIRWDDLTFAEGFVGGAAYCHAKLANILFIRELARRLAGSGIVAHAMHPGVVASNFASHCDAPMRAYMESIAEQALTPEQAADTLVWLASAPEPGRSSGGYFHKREAVPCSAAAQDDAAAARLWQVSEAMVAGY; encoded by the coding sequence ATGACGAATCGGCAGAAGATAGCGGTCGTGACTGGCGCGAGTGCGGGTATCGGCAGGGCGGCGGCGGGTGCGTTGCTGCAACAGGGGTGGCGGGTGATCGGCGTCGGACGCGACGCCGGGCGATGCGCCGCGGCGGAAGCCGCGTTGTCCACCCTGCCCGGCGCGGATTTCACCATGATCCGGGCGGACATGGCGCTAATGGGCGAGACGGCGCGGGCGGCGGCGGAGATTGCTGCGCTGGCCCCGGCGATCGACGTGCTGCTCAACAATGCAGGCGGGGTGATGGCGGAACGGGTTATCACCGAGGAGGGGCATGAGGCGACCTTTGCGTCCAATCACCTCGCGCCCTTTCTGCTGACGCGGACATTGCTGCCCCATCTGATAGCGGCCGCCGCGCAATCGGAACCCGGCAGCGTGCGCGTGGTGGCGGTATCGTCCACGGGCCATGAACATTGCGATGGCATTCGTTGGGACGATCTGACCTTTGCCGAGGGTTTCGTGGGGGGAGCCGCCTATTGCCATGCCAAGCTCGCCAACATCCTGTTCATCCGCGAACTGGCGCGGCGGCTGGCGGGGAGCGGGATCGTGGCGCATGCGATGCATCCGGGGGTTGTGGCGAGCAATTTCGCCAGCCACTGCGACGCGCCGATGCGTGCCTATATGGAGTCGATCGCCGAGCAGGCGCTGACGCCTGAGCAAGCCGCCGATACGTTGGTGTGGCTGGCGAGCGCGCCTGAACCGGGGCGGTCGAGCGGCGGCTATTTCCATAAGCGCGAGGCCGTGCCCTGTTCGGCGGCGGCGCAGGATGATGCGGCCGCCGCCCGACTGTGGCAGGTGAGCGAGGCGATGGTCGCAGGCTACTGA